One region of uncultured Methanolobus sp. genomic DNA includes:
- a CDS encoding tetratricopeptide repeat protein — MDSDTPEEWFKLAFDAEDPEEKIEYFSLILEYDDRDPELWSNEALALVWNNKGIALSFLGMDEDALECFKKSVHLNKKDVDVWCNMGVIYFKTGNFDAAIKCYNRILKLDPSNENAWVNKGDILGVMGMHNEAIKCYSKVHKEIELDNKFAVVWNKKGLAYFGLGKYEDAVECFNRVLKIDPEHVDAIENLKAAMSKAKQMDGDMSCSDPSCL; from the coding sequence ATGGATTCTGATACACCGGAGGAATGGTTCAAATTAGCGTTTGATGCCGAAGACCCGGAAGAAAAAATCGAATATTTTTCACTTATCCTTGAATATGATGATCGGGACCCTGAACTATGGAGTAACGAAGCGCTCGCACTTGTCTGGAATAATAAAGGAATAGCACTTTCTTTTCTTGGGATGGATGAAGATGCTCTTGAATGCTTCAAAAAATCCGTTCACCTTAACAAAAAGGATGTTGATGTCTGGTGTAACATGGGAGTAATCTATTTTAAAACCGGCAATTTTGATGCTGCAATAAAATGTTATAACCGGATACTTAAACTGGACCCTTCAAATGAGAATGCCTGGGTCAACAAAGGCGATATTCTCGGAGTAATGGGTATGCACAACGAAGCAATAAAATGTTACAGCAAGGTTCACAAGGAAATAGAACTTGACAATAAATTCGCTGTTGTGTGGAATAAAAAAGGCCTTGCTTATTTTGGTCTTGGAAAATATGAAGATGCTGTTGAGTGTTTCAACAGGGTCCTTAAAATAGACCCGGAACACGTTGATGCAATAGAGAACCTGAAAGCTGCAATGTCAAAAGCAAAACAAATGGACGGCGACATGAGCTGTTCAGATCCTTCATGTCTGTAA
- a CDS encoding MBL fold metallo-hydrolase: MELEFKGACREVGRSAVLVDGKIMMDYGVSPGENIKYPVNGSRPQAILVSHAHIDHSGAVPNLMDLEPDVFMTPPTFDLSHMLAQDTLRIAEREGEMPPYDSIDLSKFVHNTKQVDTGVEFHTHGYDAEFFNAGHIPGASSIHLKDKDNKSLFYTGDINTANTRLVSGAVEFPDSDVLITESTYFGDEHPPRREVEQQFIDSVMDTLDIGGTVIVPAFAIGRTQEILMLLDAHGIRAYVDGMGVRAYKLMSKHPDYIRNPTHLKKAFDNSTAVKGRKRDSVRLESSVIVTTAGMLNGGPVLYYINKKFKDPKSKIILTGYQVEGTNGRMAMDTGIIENDGVIQHLKPKIEQYDFSAHSGDKELKEMVKDFCDRGTEHVFTMHGDNCEGFADWVTEEIGVKAFAPEIGERFSI, encoded by the coding sequence ATGGAACTGGAATTTAAGGGTGCATGCAGGGAAGTCGGCAGATCAGCTGTCCTTGTTGATGGAAAGATTATGATGGATTACGGAGTTTCTCCGGGAGAAAATATCAAATATCCTGTTAACGGTTCCAGACCACAGGCAATTCTTGTTTCACATGCACACATCGATCATTCAGGTGCGGTTCCAAATCTTATGGACCTTGAACCTGATGTTTTCATGACTCCACCTACTTTTGATCTTTCACATATGCTGGCACAGGACACTCTGAGAATTGCTGAGAGGGAAGGCGAAATGCCTCCATATGATTCTATTGACCTTTCAAAGTTTGTTCACAACACAAAGCAGGTTGATACCGGAGTAGAGTTCCATACACATGGATATGATGCCGAATTCTTCAATGCAGGACATATACCTGGAGCTTCTTCGATACACCTGAAAGACAAAGATAACAAAAGCCTGTTCTACACAGGTGATATCAATACGGCAAATACCAGACTTGTTTCAGGGGCTGTTGAGTTCCCTGATTCGGACGTATTAATCACTGAGAGCACATATTTCGGGGATGAACACCCTCCCCGCAGGGAAGTTGAGCAGCAGTTCATTGATTCTGTAATGGATACGCTGGATATCGGTGGAACTGTCATTGTTCCTGCATTTGCCATTGGAAGGACACAGGAGATATTAATGCTGCTGGATGCACATGGTATCAGGGCTTACGTCGATGGCATGGGAGTCCGTGCATACAAACTGATGTCAAAACACCCTGATTATATCCGAAATCCTACTCATCTTAAGAAGGCATTTGATAATTCAACTGCCGTTAAGGGAAGAAAAAGAGACTCAGTACGCCTTGAATCATCCGTAATTGTTACAACGGCCGGCATGCTGAACGGTGGTCCTGTATTGTATTATATTAACAAAAAATTCAAGGACCCGAAGTCAAAGATCATACTTACAGGTTATCAGGTTGAGGGCACCAATGGCAGAATGGCAATGGATACAGGTATCATTGAAAATGACGGAGTTATCCAGCACCTTAAACCTAAGATAGAACAATACGATTTCTCTGCTCATTCCGGTGACAAAGAGCTTAAGGAAATGGTTAAGGATTTCTGTGACAGGGGAACCGAACATGTGTTCACAATGCACGGTGATAATTGCGAAGGCTTTGCTGACTGGGTTACTGAAGAGATTGGGGTGAAGGCTTTTGCTCCTGAGATTGGAGAGCGGTTCAGTATATAA
- a CDS encoding RIO1 family regulatory kinase/ATPase, which translates to MIDDVVKLFRELDSKDLRILAGIEIGMKHFEWVPAEDIMKYTRLSHSSLEFKLKALIRNNMVIGTNVPYEGYQIYFDGYDTLALNTLVKRGTISAIGDEIGVGKESVVHEAVKEPELAFGEAQGVILKFHREGRTSFKTVKRTRSHLEGKEHFSWIYAARLAAKREAAIIKELYPEISVPKLLDNNRHALVMDVAKGTLLFKTKLQEPEWFLNEILRQVTLVYEKGYIHSDLSEYNIFVNENGVQFIDWPQYVEISHPHAEELLERDVSNVLKHFKRKYRIDRDQKEIVSEIMYS; encoded by the coding sequence ATGATAGACGACGTTGTGAAGTTATTCAGGGAACTGGACAGCAAAGACCTGCGCATACTTGCAGGTATCGAGATTGGTATGAAGCACTTTGAATGGGTGCCTGCTGAAGATATAATGAAATACACTCGCCTTTCACACTCATCCCTTGAGTTCAAACTTAAAGCACTCATCAGGAACAATATGGTGATCGGAACGAATGTTCCATACGAAGGTTACCAGATATACTTTGACGGTTATGATACACTTGCCCTTAACACACTGGTAAAAAGAGGGACGATCAGTGCCATTGGTGATGAGATTGGTGTTGGGAAGGAATCTGTGGTTCATGAAGCTGTGAAGGAACCCGAACTGGCATTTGGTGAAGCTCAGGGTGTCATTCTCAAATTCCACAGGGAAGGCAGGACCAGTTTTAAGACTGTCAAAAGAACGCGGTCACACCTTGAAGGCAAGGAACACTTTTCATGGATATATGCAGCCAGGCTTGCAGCAAAAAGAGAAGCTGCGATAATAAAAGAGCTCTACCCGGAAATATCCGTTCCAAAACTGCTGGACAACAACCGTCATGCACTTGTCATGGATGTGGCAAAGGGAACACTCCTCTTCAAAACAAAGCTTCAAGAACCTGAATGGTTCCTTAATGAAATTCTAAGACAGGTGACTCTTGTCTATGAAAAAGGTTACATTCACTCAGACCTCAGCGAATACAATATTTTTGTGAACGAGAACGGAGTGCAGTTCATTGACTGGCCACAGTATGTTGAGATCAGCCATCCTCATGCTGAGGAACTGCTTGAGAGGGATGTATCCAATGTCCTGAAACACTTCAAACGGAAATACCGGATAGACAGAGATCAAAAAGAAATTGTTTCAGAGATTATGTATAGCTGA
- a CDS encoding 4Fe-4S dicluster domain-containing protein, translated as MHAPRLKRSVNIPLCFEMYNNLYLEDGPDTVKFMYAARAGGAVGTGGGEFASLCVQCGQCLDKCPQHIDIPSVLDSVVEKMEGSDIDQRIAMAKEMFKQVQLLEQFEV; from the coding sequence ATGCATGCGCCTCGCCTCAAAAGAAGTGTGAATATCCCACTTTGTTTTGAGATGTATAACAACCTTTACCTGGAGGACGGTCCTGACACAGTCAAATTCATGTATGCTGCACGTGCAGGCGGTGCTGTTGGTACCGGTGGAGGTGAGTTTGCATCCCTGTGCGTCCAGTGTGGACAGTGTCTTGATAAATGTCCTCAACACATCGATATACCATCTGTCCTTGATTCCGTAGTAGAAAAAATGGAAGGTTCTGACATAGATCAGAGAATTGCAATGGCAAAGGAGATGTTCAAGCAGGTGCAACTGCTGGAACAATTCGAAGTATAG
- a CDS encoding molybdenum cofactor guanylyltransferase, translating into MIKRSSLLLAGGLGTRMNGREKALMMFENDTLLERSLSILDDVSDEVIVSLRDERQVQDFSSYLQDRIMVTDRIRNVGPLAGMLAGFESGCGEYVFTVACDMPYLNRTLINMMFNMVGGHDALIPISKYGTKEPLHAVYRKDTMLEAIEKALKEGNRSILSPVSFLENVIYLDSEIIRTIDPDFKSFVNINAPSDMLKLE; encoded by the coding sequence ATGATAAAACGGTCATCACTTCTGCTTGCTGGTGGTCTGGGCACCAGAATGAATGGCAGGGAAAAAGCCCTGATGATGTTTGAGAATGACACTCTTTTGGAGCGGTCATTATCAATCCTGGATGATGTTTCCGATGAAGTGATAGTGTCCCTCAGAGATGAAAGGCAAGTTCAGGATTTTTCTTCCTATCTCCAGGATAGGATAATGGTTACCGACAGGATAAGAAATGTCGGCCCTCTTGCAGGAATGCTTGCAGGTTTTGAAAGTGGCTGCGGAGAATATGTATTTACTGTTGCATGTGATATGCCATATCTGAACAGGACACTTATTAACATGATGTTTAACATGGTCGGGGGACATGATGCGCTTATCCCGATAAGCAAATACGGTACAAAAGAGCCATTACATGCGGTTTATAGAAAAGACACTATGCTTGAAGCAATTGAAAAAGCTCTTAAAGAAGGAAACAGAAGTATCCTTTCCCCGGTATCTTTTCTGGAGAATGTAATCTACCTTGACTCCGAAATAATCAGGACGATAGACCCGGATTTTAAGAGTTTCGTTAACATAAATGCACCATCAGATATGCTGAAGCTGGAATAA
- a CDS encoding DUF460 domain-containing protein, whose product MQNGVIYGIDIARGSSRAQEAPRYAVAVLRDGEITHHTMLRLHRILRMLNKDRPDYIAVDNIFELAPNKKSLIHFLEKLPDNTRLVQVTGGIHQKPLLRLAHEHGLSVNQFDPVQEAEACAILASLGVGEEVSLFEDITRIKVSRARSLGRGGWSQNRYRRKVHGAVKEKSREIESILRKFSRDTGYKYTERITEGFGGYVRSEFTVKARRDRVPVKPSANADVQVTVRSVERDKIQYLPLKKAGRQYTIVGIDPGTTVGVAILSLDGELLLSESIRGISHDQVVRMIAEYGKPAIVATDVYPTPSAVEKIRRSFNAVIWSPGGEIRAEDKIALARTFGYSNDHERDSLTAAIATYKSYKNVFSRIEKRAPKYLNADSIKFHVINGDSIEEAIEKVASESKIQIRVKPEPEPVKEELTDTDEMVMKLREEIKQKNSQIKQLKEYVSELKYESGQKDRNIEKLEMRINKIKNSIYKQIKREREIRIKDTEIGRLNKELAKTRKNLKNQRRQNKRLKQIRKKEVKGEGLPVKVISAFTREAIQHTKELYGLKENDVVFLKDPSGGGPVTASLLAGPKVKAVLISEEMPHVALEYFYDNNVPVLKDVKVHRVGDLASIDPDMLDESIRKWQEGAEKRLREKEQEQFQSILEEYKSERRRGLV is encoded by the coding sequence ATGCAAAACGGGGTTATATACGGTATTGACATAGCTAGGGGATCATCCAGAGCACAGGAAGCTCCCCGATATGCAGTTGCCGTGCTAAGGGACGGAGAAATCACCCATCATACCATGCTCAGGCTTCACAGGATACTGCGGATGCTGAACAAGGACAGACCTGATTACATTGCAGTTGACAACATCTTTGAGCTTGCGCCAAATAAAAAAAGTCTTATTCATTTTCTTGAAAAACTCCCTGATAATACCAGACTTGTTCAGGTTACAGGTGGAATTCACCAGAAACCTCTGCTGCGACTTGCACATGAACACGGACTCTCAGTAAATCAGTTTGATCCCGTACAGGAAGCGGAAGCCTGTGCCATCCTTGCAAGTCTTGGAGTGGGTGAAGAAGTTTCTCTTTTTGAGGATATCACACGCATTAAGGTCAGTCGTGCCCGGTCCCTTGGAAGAGGTGGGTGGAGCCAGAACCGCTATCGAAGAAAAGTTCATGGCGCAGTAAAGGAAAAAAGCAGGGAAATAGAAAGCATACTGCGCAAATTCTCCAGGGACACCGGATACAAGTATACCGAACGCATCACCGAAGGTTTCGGCGGTTACGTCAGGTCTGAATTTACCGTAAAAGCACGCAGAGATAGAGTACCTGTAAAACCGTCTGCAAATGCTGATGTACAGGTAACTGTCAGAAGTGTGGAACGAGACAAGATACAATATCTGCCCCTGAAAAAAGCCGGAAGGCAATACACCATAGTTGGTATCGACCCCGGAACCACAGTTGGAGTTGCAATCCTCTCACTTGATGGGGAACTCCTGCTCTCGGAAAGTATTCGCGGAATCTCACATGACCAAGTTGTCAGGATGATAGCTGAATACGGCAAGCCTGCAATCGTTGCCACAGATGTGTATCCCACACCTTCTGCTGTGGAAAAGATACGTCGCAGTTTCAATGCAGTTATATGGAGTCCGGGTGGAGAGATCAGAGCAGAGGACAAGATAGCTCTTGCGCGCACATTCGGATATTCTAACGACCATGAGCGCGATTCACTTACAGCAGCAATTGCAACCTATAAATCTTACAAGAATGTCTTTTCCAGAATTGAGAAAAGGGCACCTAAATATCTCAATGCTGATAGCATCAAATTCCATGTTATTAATGGAGACTCCATTGAGGAAGCTATCGAAAAAGTAGCATCGGAATCAAAGATACAGATTCGCGTTAAGCCGGAACCCGAACCTGTCAAAGAAGAACTTACTGACACTGATGAGATGGTAATGAAACTACGTGAGGAAATCAAACAGAAGAATTCCCAGATAAAGCAGCTCAAAGAGTATGTTTCTGAACTGAAATATGAATCCGGGCAGAAGGACAGGAATATAGAGAAACTGGAAATGCGTATCAATAAGATCAAGAATTCTATCTACAAACAGATTAAAAGAGAAAGAGAGATACGGATCAAAGATACTGAGATAGGACGCCTTAATAAAGAGCTTGCAAAGACCCGGAAGAACCTTAAGAACCAGCGCAGGCAGAACAAACGCCTGAAACAGATTCGCAAAAAAGAAGTAAAAGGTGAAGGACTTCCTGTGAAAGTCATATCTGCTTTTACCAGGGAAGCAATACAACATACAAAGGAACTCTATGGCCTCAAAGAAAATGATGTTGTATTTCTCAAAGACCCCAGCGGAGGCGGCCCGGTCACAGCGTCACTGCTTGCTGGACCAAAAGTGAAAGCTGTGCTGATTTCCGAAGAAATGCCGCATGTTGCACTTGAATATTTTTACGATAACAACGTTCCGGTTCTTAAAGATGTAAAAGTTCACCGCGTAGGAGACCTGGCATCAATTGATCCGGACATGCTTGACGAATCCATCAGGAAGTGGCAGGAAGGAGCCGAAAAGCGCCTCCGTGAAAAAGAGCAGGAACAATTCCAGTCAATCCTTGAAGAGTACAAAAGTGAGCGACGGAGAGGACTTGTATGA
- a CDS encoding DNA topoisomerase I, whose amino-acid sequence MHLIIAEKHIAAKRIAAILAPQKVKQVRVSGVDTYEYESEEGKKVFMGLSGHIVKLDFPKAYNNWQKVEANELIGAEIITASTQVKIVSALKKLGKEATKVTIATDYDREGELIGVEALDIIRQVNEDVVFDRVHYSAITPKAIDDAFSNPSNVDFNLADAGHSRQVIDLVWGASLTRYISLSAGRLGKMFLSVGRVQSPTLSLIVEREKERDAFVPEPYWELSAMLKSKSGEEFRVEHRTKRFWEKEEVDAAMEKISIGDEAQVTELKTSEKTDKPPTPFNTTEFIGAASSIGFTAANAMRIAETLYTNGFISYPRTDNTVYPESIDLRAQIEIFKTGTFKQYALKLLEKKELVPTKGKKETTDHPPIFPASLARKSEMNEQEWKLYEMVVRRFFATFADPAKWETIRSKYDIKGEEFKANGARLVEPGWRWYYHYNAPEDRLLPKMEEGDVHSVLNVNVEAKETQPPGRYGQGRLIKIMEELGLGTKATRHEIISKLYSRAYVHGNPLQPTKTAVAVVDALEKFAPTISKPDMTSKLEADMDRIAEGGIPEDEVLNESREMLELVFDELGKNKDDITESLRAGLREDKIIGVCSECGSNLMVMRSKRGGRFIGCEGYPDCNFSLPLPRSGQVIVTDKQCEEHGLYHIRIINAGKRPWNLGCPECNFLEWQKAQEEEKKMKKEAAPDLEKPKTLKDISGIGKVTEEKLADAGICSVDELCEADALELAKATSIPVKKIKAWQSDIV is encoded by the coding sequence ATGCATCTCATCATAGCAGAAAAACACATTGCAGCAAAAAGAATAGCCGCAATCCTTGCTCCTCAGAAAGTCAAACAGGTTCGTGTAAGCGGGGTAGACACTTACGAATATGAATCTGAGGAAGGGAAGAAAGTATTCATGGGTCTTAGCGGGCACATTGTGAAACTGGATTTTCCCAAAGCATATAATAACTGGCAGAAAGTCGAAGCTAACGAACTTATCGGTGCAGAGATCATTACGGCTTCAACTCAGGTAAAGATCGTATCCGCACTGAAAAAACTGGGTAAGGAAGCTACCAAGGTTACAATTGCAACTGACTATGACAGGGAAGGAGAGCTCATCGGAGTGGAAGCCCTTGATATTATCAGGCAGGTAAATGAAGATGTGGTCTTTGACCGTGTCCATTACAGTGCAATCACTCCCAAAGCTATTGATGATGCATTTTCCAATCCGTCAAATGTAGATTTCAACCTTGCGGATGCCGGTCATTCAAGACAGGTTATCGATCTTGTATGGGGTGCGTCACTCACTCGTTATATTTCGCTTTCAGCCGGTCGCCTGGGAAAGATGTTCCTGTCTGTAGGAAGGGTACAGTCCCCAACACTTTCATTGATAGTCGAACGTGAAAAGGAAAGAGATGCTTTTGTTCCAGAACCTTATTGGGAACTATCTGCTATGCTTAAAAGCAAAAGTGGCGAAGAATTCAGGGTTGAGCACCGTACGAAAAGATTCTGGGAAAAGGAAGAAGTTGATGCGGCAATGGAAAAGATATCCATTGGCGATGAGGCTCAGGTTACAGAACTCAAAACATCTGAAAAGACAGACAAGCCGCCAACTCCTTTCAATACAACTGAGTTTATCGGTGCAGCAAGTTCCATTGGCTTTACGGCTGCCAATGCAATGAGAATTGCTGAAACACTTTACACTAACGGTTTTATATCCTATCCAAGGACTGATAATACTGTTTATCCTGAAAGTATTGACCTGCGGGCACAGATCGAGATATTCAAGACTGGCACATTCAAGCAGTACGCTCTAAAGCTTCTTGAAAAGAAAGAGCTTGTTCCTACTAAGGGTAAGAAAGAAACAACAGACCACCCTCCAATCTTCCCTGCATCACTTGCCAGAAAGTCTGAGATGAACGAGCAGGAATGGAAACTTTATGAAATGGTTGTCAGGCGCTTTTTTGCAACCTTCGCAGATCCTGCAAAATGGGAGACTATCAGGTCAAAGTATGACATCAAGGGTGAAGAATTCAAGGCAAATGGCGCAAGACTTGTGGAACCGGGATGGAGATGGTACTACCATTACAACGCACCGGAAGACAGGCTTCTTCCGAAAATGGAAGAGGGTGATGTTCATTCAGTGCTGAATGTCAATGTTGAAGCAAAGGAAACACAACCTCCGGGAAGATATGGTCAGGGGCGTCTCATTAAAATCATGGAGGAGCTTGGTCTGGGTACGAAGGCTACACGTCATGAAATTATTAGCAAGCTTTATTCCAGGGCTTATGTTCATGGAAACCCGCTTCAACCTACTAAAACTGCTGTTGCGGTTGTTGATGCGCTTGAAAAGTTCGCGCCAACAATATCCAAACCGGATATGACAAGCAAACTTGAAGCTGATATGGACAGGATAGCCGAAGGTGGAATTCCTGAGGATGAAGTCCTGAACGAATCAAGGGAAATGCTGGAGCTTGTTTTTGATGAGCTTGGAAAGAACAAGGATGATATTACTGAGTCGCTTCGGGCGGGCTTACGCGAGGACAAGATCATTGGTGTGTGTTCTGAGTGCGGTTCTAATCTGATGGTAATGAGATCAAAACGTGGAGGTCGTTTCATTGGATGTGAAGGTTATCCGGATTGTAATTTTTCCCTGCCTCTTCCAAGGTCCGGTCAGGTGATTGTCACAGACAAGCAATGTGAAGAACATGGTTTGTATCACATACGCATTATTAATGCGGGAAAAAGACCCTGGAACCTTGGTTGTCCTGAGTGCAATTTCCTTGAGTGGCAGAAGGCACAGGAAGAGGAAAAGAAAATGAAAAAAGAGGCAGCTCCTGATTTGGAAAAGCCAAAGACACTTAAAGATATCTCTGGTATTGGTAAGGTCACCGAAGAGAAACTTGCAGATGCCGGTATTTGCAGTGTGGATGAATTATGTGAAGCTGATGCTCTGGAACTTGCAAAAGCTACAAGTATACCTGTTAAGAAAATAAAGGCGTGGCAATCTGACATTGTCTGA
- the larB gene encoding nickel pincer cofactor biosynthesis protein LarB — translation MDLKSILNKLKNNEMDLETAESDIRSMGYVPVTDIAKIDIFRKHRTGIMEAILAEGKDPADVVEIAKAQVAASGRVLITRLNENHREMVQTMFSSDELEWDLHSKGVVVHNGTPAPGNGGVVAIITAGTADIDAAEEARMVAHEMGCETIAIYDVGVAGFHRLVSEMQKLKENKPDSIVVAAGREGTLPTVVSGLMDVPVIGLPVSTGYGAGAKGEAALLSMLQSCSVLSVVNIDAGFVAGAFAARIANKVAEARNTE, via the coding sequence ATGGATCTCAAAAGCATACTGAATAAGCTGAAAAATAACGAAATGGATCTCGAAACTGCGGAATCAGATATCCGTTCAATGGGTTATGTTCCTGTCACAGACATTGCCAAGATCGATATTTTCCGCAAGCATCGTACTGGTATAATGGAAGCCATCCTTGCAGAAGGCAAAGACCCTGCAGATGTTGTGGAAATTGCAAAAGCTCAGGTGGCTGCAAGCGGAAGAGTTCTTATCACAAGACTCAACGAAAACCACAGAGAAATGGTCCAGACCATGTTCAGTTCTGATGAACTTGAATGGGACCTTCATTCAAAAGGAGTTGTGGTCCACAACGGTACTCCTGCACCAGGAAACGGAGGAGTTGTAGCAATTATCACAGCCGGTACCGCTGACATTGACGCAGCAGAAGAGGCAAGGATGGTTGCTCATGAAATGGGATGTGAGACAATCGCAATTTACGACGTTGGAGTTGCAGGATTTCACAGGTTAGTATCCGAAATGCAGAAGCTTAAGGAAAATAAACCGGATTCAATTGTCGTGGCGGCAGGAAGGGAAGGAACTCTGCCAACAGTTGTTTCAGGTCTTATGGACGTTCCAGTGATTGGTCTTCCGGTATCAACTGGTTACGGAGCCGGTGCAAAAGGTGAAGCTGCACTGCTTTCCATGCTTCAGTCATGTTCCGTACTTTCAGTTGTTAACATCGATGCAGGATTTGTGGCAGGTGCATTTGCTGCAAGAATAGCCAACAAGGTTGCAGAAGCTAGAAACACTGAATAA
- the larC gene encoding nickel pincer cofactor biosynthesis protein LarC has product MKSLIFDPFSGAAGDMILGSLIDLGADAAKISAIIESAVDVKVSVDRTNKRGISATDVKVHVAHEEHSRHYTELVDIIKSAGLHPNVEKSALDVFAIMAEAESKVHGESLEEIHFHEVGQNDALADVIGSCAAIHEIGAEAIFCTPVNVGGGQVKAAHGCMAVPAPATLEILSSGDLLSYGSGKRELLTPTGAALLSYFAKPIDNLPNGKVLSIGYGAGDADTEDPNVLRSMLVEINDILTKDQIEVLETNVDDVTGEVLGNLFDKLLAAGARDVAITPTIMKKGRSGHIIKVITKSQNSERIAREMMKETGTLGIRVIPTSHRFVADRRMDEVSIQLKGEKFTSTVKIAQDRSGEILHISAEYEDCRKIADEVGLPLKEVIRRVEEEAWGKFGI; this is encoded by the coding sequence ATGAAATCCCTCATATTCGATCCATTCTCCGGTGCTGCCGGTGATATGATACTTGGAAGCCTCATTGATCTTGGAGCGGATGCTGCAAAGATATCTGCGATCATTGAATCCGCAGTTGATGTGAAAGTATCTGTTGACAGGACAAATAAGAGAGGCATATCTGCCACCGATGTCAAGGTCCATGTGGCACATGAGGAACATTCCAGACATTACACCGAACTTGTGGACATAATCAAATCAGCAGGACTTCATCCTAATGTTGAAAAGAGTGCACTTGATGTGTTTGCTATCATGGCAGAAGCGGAGTCAAAAGTACACGGAGAATCTCTTGAAGAAATACATTTCCACGAAGTAGGACAGAACGATGCTCTGGCAGATGTCATCGGTTCATGTGCAGCAATCCATGAAATTGGTGCCGAGGCGATATTCTGTACACCTGTCAACGTTGGAGGAGGACAGGTAAAGGCTGCACACGGATGTATGGCTGTTCCTGCACCTGCAACACTTGAAATCTTAAGTTCAGGAGACCTTCTTTCCTATGGTTCCGGTAAAAGGGAGCTGCTCACACCAACAGGTGCAGCTTTACTATCTTATTTTGCAAAGCCCATTGATAATCTGCCAAATGGAAAAGTCCTTTCAATTGGCTACGGTGCAGGAGATGCTGATACTGAGGACCCAAATGTTCTGAGGAGTATGCTTGTTGAAATTAATGATATCCTAACCAAAGACCAGATAGAAGTTCTGGAAACAAATGTTGACGATGTTACCGGCGAGGTCCTTGGAAACCTGTTCGACAAGCTCCTTGCAGCAGGAGCTAGGGATGTTGCCATCACACCCACAATTATGAAGAAAGGCAGATCAGGCCATATCATCAAAGTTATCACAAAATCCCAGAACAGTGAACGTATCGCCAGGGAGATGATGAAAGAAACAGGCACCCTTGGTATACGTGTGATTCCTACATCACATCGTTTTGTAGCTGACCGCAGGATGGATGAAGTGAGCATACAGCTTAAGGGTGAGAAATTTACAAGCACGGTGAAGATCGCACAGGACAGAAGTGGCGAGATACTGCATATTTCTGCGGAGTATGAGGACTGCAGGAAGATCGCTGATGAGGTTGGACTGCCTCTGAAAGAAGTGATCCGCAGGGTTGAGGAAGAGGCGTGGGGGAAGTTTGGAATATAA
- a CDS encoding ferritin-like domain-containing protein, protein MGTKGVEILGLDVNELIDLLNKALADEWLAYYQYWIGAKVIKGPMREAATAELIEHANDELRHADMVSNRILQLGGTPVLSPQEWYDITNCGYEAPEDSFVKKILEQNIKGEQCAIQVYSNILEKVKDKDPVTYEIVLQILTDEIEHEDDLQAVMEDIELMQRRD, encoded by the coding sequence ATGGGAACAAAAGGTGTGGAAATTCTTGGATTAGATGTTAATGAATTGATAGACTTACTGAACAAAGCACTTGCAGACGAATGGCTTGCATACTACCAGTACTGGATTGGTGCAAAGGTCATTAAGGGTCCGATGAGAGAAGCTGCAACAGCTGAACTCATTGAGCATGCAAACGATGAACTGCGCCATGCAGACATGGTTTCCAACAGGATACTCCAGCTTGGAGGAACTCCTGTACTCTCTCCCCAGGAATGGTATGATATCACAAACTGTGGATATGAAGCTCCTGAGGATTCATTTGTCAAGAAGATACTTGAGCAGAATATCAAGGGAGAGCAGTGTGCTATCCAGGTCTACAGCAATATCCTTGAGAAAGTAAAGGATAAAGATCCTGTTACTTACGAAATCGTGTTACAGATCCTCACAGATGAGATCGAACACGAAGACGATCTTCAGGCCGTTATGGAAGATATCGAACTTATGCAGAGAAGGGACTGA